From the genome of Sphingobacterium sp. UGAL515B_05:
GCAAGTTAAAAAAATTGACAAATTTCCAGTCGGAAACTGTAGCAGCATTTGCAGCGGTAAAAGAAGACGTATTAATGACTAAAATGTCTAGAAATCTGGCGACACCAACACATACCTGGTACAGAGTCAACACCAATAGCCTGTCTATTGTGGGAGAAGGATCCCTGAATGCGCTGGAACTGGCCAACAATGGCGAAATTGGCTATTTCAGCTGGTTGACGCAAGTAGGCAATAAAGTATATGCCCCATTCTTTTGTATTGAGAACTCTTCGTTTACAACAAAATATCCAAACAAAGCTTGGGTTGCCGTATTCTCTTATCCCGATATGAAGCTTGAAAAAGTTTTCACAGATGAGCGTACAAGCTATATAGGTCAATACTTTACCAACGGCCTTGGTACAGTGGAAAATGGTGATATCTACGCGTTTTCAGCTGCCAATGCTAAAAAATTAATAAGTTCAACACCTTCAGTTGTAACGGAAATCTCTACAACTAATCCCTCTGCAATCTTACGTATACCTTCAGGCACGACGGAATTTGACAAAAACTATTTCTTCAATGTGGCTGAAATTTCTGGTGGTTACAACATCGTTAACTGGACCTATGTTGGCGGGAACAATTTTATCGTAAGTTCAAAGAAAAAACAATCTGATGGTACTTATAGTGCAGCGACAACAATTGCAGCTGTAAACGTCGTAGATAAAACATTTAAAATTGTATCGGGTTTACCAAAAGCAGAAGAGGTAAAATCATTTACCCAAAGAAACAACTATAGCAAGAAAGATGGCAAAACAGGCTACATTGGCGTAAACCTAACTTCTGGAGAAAGCTATGTATATAAGATCGACGCTTCGGCTGCAACAGCGACCAAAGGCTTAAAAGTTGAAGGTGGTACGATTACCGCAATCGAACACTTAGACTAGTCTTTTTTATACGGACAATCACATACCCGATATGCCAATACATAGCATATCGGGTATATGTATAAATTATTAGACCTCATTATGTACACATTTTTACTCTTGCTCGTTTTCACCGGGAGCTTTTTCTGGTACTGTTCTTCCGAAAAAGTCAATATAAAACAAGGTCCACCATCCATACTCATTCTTGTAAAAGATAAAAACCGCTCAAGGATACTGGCTATTGTCCTGCTCGGTCTCGCCTGGATATTGACCATATACTTACAAGGCATCCTTTCGGGAACGCTAGCTTTCGGTGCTTATACCATGGGATTTTTCAGCTTGATTGTACTCTTATGGCCTTACCACTACTTTCAGCGGAAACAACTGACAATTGTTTTTCTAATTGCACTTATTTTTGAAACCCTGATTTTCTAAAACATGCCAGCCAATAAAAAATACTTAAGCAGCCCACTGCAACGTGCACTCAAATTGACCGCCGGATTCTTTGGTGGTTATTTTGTGATGTTATACCTCCATCTTTGCCTAACCAAAGTATTTGATAAAACAGATATTTTGATTACAGCCTATGTTACTGGTTTTATCGCTTGGGGAATATTATTGCTTGTCGCCTTTCTTTCACGAAACGGTTGGCTGATATGGGGTATCTATTTAATCTTGATTGCTGTATTCTATAGCATCTTTATGTACCTATAACCACCTTAATCATGAATCTAAGACGTTACAACATCTATTTCAATACCCATACGATTTCAGGGATAATCATCTGCGCCATTTTGTATGTGATTTTCTTCGCTGGTTCTTTTTCATTTTTTAAAAATGAAATCAATGCCTGGCAAAAAAACGAGTCCGACAAAGGCGGAACGTACCGAAATCTTGTTTTTGATCACCTTTTGGACTCTATTGGCCAGATCAAAGAACTTAAGGGTAGGGATATTACGTTTTATATGCAACACAATGGTCATTCGAGTTATGTCAATATCGGCGCATCCCAGGATACTATAGTTGCGAACAAAGCGAAAGCAGTCGCTGCGCAAAAAGAATTGGCCGAAAAGAAACGGCTTGCGGTGACAAATAAAGGCGCAGCGGTAAAAGATGAAAAAAAGAAAAGACGTGGCCGCGGTCGAAGGGGAAATGACGATTCCATGTATTTTTCTTATGACCTGACGACGAAAAAACCTTCGGACTACAGCGATGGTTATACCATGGGTGAATTTTTGTATCGTCTCCATTTCCTTGCTCCGCTCAACCAGATCGGAATCAATATCGGGCGTCCCTTTGGTTATACGTTGGCTGGACTAGTTTCTTTTATCTTCCTATTCGCATTGATCTCCGGGCTAATGCTTCACTGGGATAAAATCAAATCCAACTTCTTTGTATTTAGGCCCGGAAACAAATGGAAAACGGTATGGACCGATATGCACACGGCACTCGGTGTGATCGGATTCCCTTACCAGTTTATGTATGCACTTACGGGGATCGTATTAATTGTGAACTCGGTACTGATTATTCCCTTTAGCAAGTACCAATACGATGGCAAAGAAGATGAGGTGTATGCTGCGCTCGGTTACAACGACAATACAAAATATACTTATTTGTATGAACCGCTCACCACAACCTTTAATATGGGCGATTTTTTGGATAGACTGGAAAAAAAATGGCCAAACAGCCATATGAACCGCATCTTTATCAAAAATTATGGCGATAAAAGCATGCATGTCGTAGCACTATACGATGCCGACATTGATAAAAACTTTGCTGGTTCGGGCAGGCTGATCTATCGCGTGGCTGACAACAAGATCCTCTTTGAAAAATCTGCCGCAGAAAATGGCTCTTATCTGGATTATATGAAGGGTTTCATTTACCGTCTGCATCTGGCAGATTTTGGAGGCTATCCCGTCAAAATTATTTATTTTGTCTTAGGTATCATGGGTTGTTTTGTCATCATTTCGGGCATCCTAATCTGGCTGGTGGCACGTGACAAAAATAATATCCCAAAGCGCAAACGTGTCTTTAACTTTTGGGCAGCCAATGTATTTATGGCCAGCTGTCTAACGATGTTTCCCGTCACCGCAGGAACTTTTATCGCCGTTAAGCTTGCGACTAAAGTAGACCAGCCCTTTATATTTCATGTCTATTTTTATAGCTGGCTAGTATTAGGTGTTTTTTATATCATCCGCCGTAACATAGGGAAAACAAACTTAGAAACACTCTTACTCGGCTCGGTATTGGCTTTAGCAGTACCTATTGTGAATGGGATAAAAACGGGTAACTGGATATGGGAAACTTATCGCTCAGGCGCGAATGACATTTTACTGGTGGACCTTCTTTGGTTGTCTTTAGGAATCATCGGCCTACTCATCTTTACAAAGATGTTACAAACGACAAAAAAGGAAAATGCGAATGGCAAAAAAGTTACTGGAGCAACTAACAAAAACCATACGAAGTCGGGCAATAGCAGCGATGGCGACAGTAAAACAGGTACAGGTAGTCCATTGCCGCCTAAGAGAGCGTTCGCCCTAAAAAACAAACCTGCGACAGAGATCTAAAATTCGTTGTTCATATTCGCAAATGGCGGGCCTAAAAGCTCGCCTTTGCTATTTTATGCGATCTCCTCTCTTTAATACCGGTATTTCTCCTTCCATTTATCCCGTAAACTTTGTCTTAATTTTTCCTCCTGCGAATTTTGCCCTGGTTCATACAATTTGACACCGCTGATTTCTTTGGGCAGAAATTCCTGAACGACAAAGTTTCCCGGATAAGCATGTGCATATTTGTATTCGGCACCATAATTTAAATCCTTCATCAGTTTGGTCGGCGCATTACGGATATGCAAGGGTACTGATAGATCGCCCGTTTGTTTCACCAAAGCCTGTGCCTTATTGATTGCTTCGTAGGAAGCGTTGCTCTTGACAGAAGTCGCCAGATAGATCACCGTTTGCGAAAGAATAATACGTGATTCGGGCCACCCGATAACATTGACCGCCTGAAAACAATTGTTGGCCAGCAACAAGGCATTCGGATTGGCATTGCCAATATCTTCAGAAGCCAAAATCAACAATCTCCGCGCAATAAAGGACGGATCCTCCCCGCCTTCGATCATCCGTGCAAGCCAATAGACTGCTGCATTTGGATCAGACCCACGGATGGACTTAATAAAGGCCGATATAATATCGTAATGCTGCTCGCCTGCTTTGTCATAAATGGCCATATTTTGCTGTACCTGTTTCAGTACAAACGCATTCGTAATGGGCTCTTTATGTAATACCGCTGCATTAACGACCAGCTCAAGTACATTCAACAATTTACGTGCATCGCCACCGGACAGCCGCAACAAGGCCTCATATTCTTCTACAACAATAGCTTGTTTTTGCAGGTATTCATCTTCATGTAATGCTTTTTGAATTAATCCAATAAGATCTTCTTCCGAAAGATGTTCCAATACATACACTTGGCAACGCGAGAGCAAGGCAGAAATCACTTCGAACGAGGGGTTTTCTGTTGTTGCACCAATCAGTGTCACCAGCCCGCGTTCAACAGCCCCTAAAAGCGAATCCTGCTGCGATTTGGAAAAACGGTGAATTTCATCAATAAATAAAATGGGCTGATCTTGGTTGAAGTTCATCAGCCGCTCGGCTTTTTCGATGACTTCACGAATATCTTTCACCCCTGCCTGAATTGCACTTAATGAAAAGAAGGGCCGGTCCAGCTCCCTTGCGATCAGCAAGGCCAAACTTGTTTTTCCGACACCTGGAGGTCCCCACAGGATCATAGATGGAATATTCTTCTGCTGGATTGCATGATAGAGTACTGCATCTGGCCCCACAATATGTTGTTGTCCCACGTAATCGCTCAATTGCCGTGGTCTAAGTCGTTCTGCTAATGGAATTCGTGTCGCCATAACACAAAGTTAAAAATTAAACGGCACAGCGACTAAATATTTTAGCTTTATTCATTCAAAGTCTTCCATGGAGAGTTCTGCAAAGCAATAAGCATCAAGCTTTCAAAAGCATAATTATGAGGGGCATCATTCGCCATTCGATATTACTTTAACATTTTTTCACACAATTTTTCGTCATATTTGCTCTATTATATATGTAAATTGCTTTTGGCAGCGCATAACCGAGCTTGCAAGTTTATCCGAAAGAGCAATAGTTTGCTCAAAATGCCATATAGCTAAGTTTATAAAAAACGTTAAATATGACGTAATCATTTATGAGAATGACAAAATACTGGATTTCTATATTTTCCACCCTGACCATATTGATGAATGTCCCCAGTCAGGTTGTGGCACAAAGCGCCGATAAGGATTATACCGGTGCGATAAAAAAATATGACCCCTCGTTTAAGGGTATTGGTCCGGAGGTTTATTTTTTACCGCCGCCCAAAACAGCCAACGAAATACTGGCGGAGAATTATGCCGACAAGAAGTCTTTCAGCAAAGAAATTGCCAGGAAACTCCTGCTCCAACGACTGCTTTTACAGCTACGGAGCACCAATAATTTGGGGCATTTTCAATATTTGATGAATCCCATGCCTACGGCGGCAGATAACTGGAATAGCGCTATAGAGGCACAAACGAAGGCTGAAAACTGGATTGCGGGTTATGCTCTTGCCAATGAAGCAGCCTTATTTTCAATTAAAAATAGCGATAGCAGCAACGCCTCAAAATTTCTATATCAGGCGCTTTCCTTGGCAAACCGGACAGATAACAGAGATGATATCGCGACCATAAATATGAACATCAGCAATTTCCAGCTGTATAGTGGAGACTTTGTACGCGCCGAAGAGAGCGCACAAAATTACCATACCTACGCGATGAAGAGCAAAAGCTATGCAGAGCAAGCCAACGCCTGGCTTTTAATTGCTATGGCACGAGCCGGCCAAGGAAATTATAAAGCTGCCGAAAATAATATTATCCGCAGTGCGATCCCTTTATTCAATAAGGCCAAAGCCTATGAAGGAAAAATCTTTGCATGGGAAATGCTTGCTGAAATTTATTTTAAGCAAAATAAATTTACCGAGGCGCAGTGGTTTTTATTACAAGCCCGCGACTTGGCCAATGCAAAAAAATTAAGTAGCGAGCTTGCTGAAATTGAATATTTACTAGCTTCCTCCAAACAAAAAGATGGTAACTATAAGGTTGCAATCAAAGAATTTGTGCAGGCGGCAGAACTAGCTTCAGATGAAAATAACAAACAACTGTCGCTCGCTATATTGGATAAACTTGGCGAGGTGTATCTTGTGCTAAAAGATTATCCGTCGGCTGATCAGACCTACAAGGCCTATACGCAGCTAAAAAATGAATTGTACAATTGAAACATTTAAAACAATCTACCCCTTCTAGTGGTCTGTTGAAAGAGCAGTCTACAAAGAGATTTTAAGCTTTTTGTCAATATTGAAGGATAAATCAAATAAATTTTTAGATTCTGCGATAATGTGCTACGAATTTCACTAAATTTAGCACGCTTATCAATAAGAGCTGAATATTTTTTAAATAAAAATGATTATTAAAACCGTCGAAAATATGTTTAGGAAACTCATATTTGCACTTTTTGTTGTATCCATTGTTTCTTGTGGCTCAAAACCACGGGTAGCGCTTCCTGATGATGGAGGGCTTAAACCGAGCACGCAACATCAGATTATTGCTAAAGAAGTCTCTGGATTATTGGAAAATGCGAGCTACAAAAAGGTCAAAATGAATGATTCGATATCGGGCATCATATACGATAATCTGATCAAAAGTTTGGATCAAGGAAAAAATTACTTACTTCAATCGGATATTGATGAATTTCAAGCGTACAGAAACAATCTTGCGCAGGATATCAAAAATGGAGATCTTTCGGCCGCATTCCATATTTTTAATGTCTATTCAAAGAGATACCTGGACAGAATGCAATATGCGCTTTCAGAAATCGACAAGAAACAGGATTATACAAAAGATGAGTATTACCAACCTAATCGTGAAAAACTGGGCTGGTTTAAAACTGCTGATGAAGCGAACGACCAATGGCGTAAACGCGTAAAATACGACCTCCTGAACTTAGAAACTGCCAGTGGAAAATCTACGGATAGTGCGAAGACCAAACAGGTGGAAACACTAAAAAAACGTTATGTTAATTTGATCTCGCAGGCGAAGAAAACCAATGCCAACGATGCTTTTCAAGTGGTCATGCAAGCATTGACCGATGCTGTTGATCCACATACCTCCTATTTTAACCCATCCTTTGCCCAGGCATTCAATGAAGGAATGGCCAATACGTTTGAAGGCATCGGAGCAAGACTTGTCGTCGACAACGAAGCTGTAAGCATCTTCGAAATTATCCCGGGTGGCCCAATATTCAAAGACAAGAGCATTCACGTCAATGATAAGATCATTGCAGTGGCTCAAGGAAAAGATGGTGAATTTGAAGACATTATTGGTTGGAGACTTGATGCTGCGGTAGCAAAAATCAAGGGGCCAAAAGGAACCATTGTTCGCCTGAAAATTATACCTGCTGGTCAGCCAATGAACTCTCATCCGCGCATTGTCTCTTTAGTACGTGAGAAAATCGTCGTTGAAGAAGAGTCTGCAAAGAAAGAGATTATGAACGTCAAAGGCGCCGATGGAAAAACCTACAAAGTAGGTATCATCAATATTCCGAAGTTCTACATGGATTTTGAAGCGTACAGAAGACGCGATCCAAACTATAAGAGCACAACGAGAGACGTTAGATTAATCTTAGATACCTTGAAACAGGAGAAAGTAGATGCTGTTGTCATCGACTTGCGATTCAATGGTGGTGGATCCTTACCTGAAGCAATTGATCTAACTGGTTTATTTATCGATAAAGGCCCAGTTGTACAAGTAAGAGACACAAAAAATAACATCGATGTCGAAGAAGATAAAAATGCCGGCGTATCCTGGGATGGCCCATTAGGTATTATGATCAACCGCTTCTCGGCTTCGGCTTCTGAAATCTTTGCCGGTGCTATCCAAGATTACGGAAGAGGTATTATCTTAGGCTCTCAAAGTTATGGCAAAGGAACCGTGCAATCGGCGATCGACATGTCACGCGTTATCAGTCCGACCAGCCGCTTACTCCTAAAAGCCTCAGGTGAAAAAGATCCAGATACCCCAGAAGGTGCTCCTCAATATGGACAGATCAATATTACATTGGGTAAATTTTATCGTGTAAACGGTAGCAGTACACAACATAAAGGGGTTACACCTGATATCGTATTCCCTTCCCAGTTCTCCGCAGAGAAATTTGGCGAGAGCTCAGAAAAATCAGCACTCCCTTGGGATCAAATCCAATCGAGCAACTTCAAAAAAGTAGCTGACCTAAGTACTGTTGACAAAAAATTAGAAGCGATGCATGAAGCACGTATTAAAAACTCATTGGAATATAAGTATCTGAAAGAGGATATTGAAGAAGCTCAAAAAGATGAGGATGTTAAAATTCCATTGGAACTCAACAAATTCAAAAAAGAAAAAGATGACAACCTCAAGAAAAATAGAGACCGCATCAACGCTTTATTGAAATTGCAGGGTAAACCAGCATGGGAGGAAGGCAAGTCCCAACCTAAAATCGATCTTGACTTTGTGAAAGATGAAAGTGCCAAAGTGATGACCGATTATATCATCAATTTTGGAACTAAAAAATAGAAGATCGCTTCTTCTCAAAAAAGGCAACCGTAATCGCGGTTGCCTTTTTTTATGATACTCATCACAATAGGATGGGTTTAACATTAAATTCACGTTTTCTTTGTAACTTATCGCTACATTCATTGTTTTAGTAATATACCGGTACTGCTTGAAGTCCGAATGATTCCCATAGCTCATACGCTAAAGATTTTGCAGGACAGGATGCACCAACCAGGTTATAGAAGTTAAACGTATAAAAAAGAACATCATGAAACGTATCCTCCTGTTAACTGACTTTTCAGAAAATGCGCTACTAGCAGCAAAACAAGTTGCCCTATGTACAGAAGCCTGGAAAACGCAAAAGGTTATTGTCTACCATACTTACAATAGTGTCACCATTGTCAATAACGAACCTATTGTTATCGTCAATGATGAAGTGAAAGAGAGCAAAGAAAAGGAACTCATAGCATGGTTTGATCAAATTAGACTATTGTTTCCACCGCAAGTAGAATTATCTCATCAGATGGAAGATGTTGATCTGCCAATGGGAGTCAATGACATGTGTAAATCCCAGCATATTGACCTTGTCGCCTTGGGTATCACCGGACAAACAGGTTTCGCAAAGATCCTGGTCGGTAGCAATGCCATTACATTGATGGATATCTGCAATAAGCCTATGCTGATCGTTTCCCATAAGGTAAATCCTGCCGTCCCCAAAAATGTGTTGGCGACAACAGATCTCAAAGAAGTCGATCGAAAGCTTGATTTATTCAATTTAGATCAGGTGTTGGAAACCTTCGACGCACAACTTTATGTATTGAATGTCGCTAAAAAAGAGGGCTCTGCAGCCGATCTAGCACAGGAACTAAAGCACCTCCATGAACGCCTGGACAAATATCATCCGATTTATGACTACATCAGCCATGATGATATTGCACTAGGTATTGAAGAATATGCCAAAGAGAAACATATTGATCTCATACTTTCATTCCATAAAAAGCAAGGCCTATTAGCGAGCCTATTCAAAACGAGCATATCTAAGAAGATAGCCTGGAATGGCGCGGCCAACTTACTGGTTATTCCGATGGATAGATCGTAGAAACTTTTATGGTTTCGCAGGAGCGCTCCATTGATGTTGGTGAACCAAAGATCTATTTGAACGAATAGGAACAGACTAAGCAGAAAAAATAGCAAAGCCGCAATCTATCCTTAATTGCGGCTTTTTTGTGGTATCGTTCTTCCTCCTGGAAATCTCTTACCGGGAAGTCTTTTATTTCTTGTCAACCGAATGTTTACCCGGTCCAATAAGGATAAGTCCTAGAAACACAAAGCAAAGCTCAATTGCATGTGATGCTCCAGAGATACCGTCTCCTTTAGAAAGATGCATTAATCCAGCAATGACCATCGTAAAAGCAAGCAATAATGCCGCAGGTCGGAAAAAGAGTCCCAGCAGTAAAAATAGCCCCCCAACAGTTTCGGTTGCGGCAGCCATAAAACCCCAAAATGTAGGCATAAAATGAATACCAATATTACCCATTGATTTTCCGACACCTGCCCAGAGCTCAGGACCGCCCTGTAACTTGGGCAGACCATGCATGATCATCATCACCCCCAGTCCGACACGTAGTATCAACAGTCCTGTATCCCGATATTTACCCAATGAATTCCAAATTGCCATAAAAAACGTTTAATTTATTAAAACTTAAATTACCGATCTCCCTAAATTAATGAAATTATTTAGATTGAGCAGATATTAACAGCTTCGGTTTTCATAAAAACTATTGCATTTATAATACTTAATGTGTAATTTAAAGGCTATAGACCCGATTATAACGCGATGAATCTCAACATATATCCTGTCTAAGAACGTGTAAAAACACCTTAGCCAAGGGTTATGGACAAACAAATAACGAAAAAGGATGAAAAATCTACTCTTGTTAACAGACTTTTCGGACAATGCCTATGCTGCTGCGCGATATGCCGCGCAATTGGCTCCGCTCTGGGGAATTGAAAAGGTTGTCTTATACCATACATACGAAGTAATCCCTACCGTGGGAACCGAACCTGTTGTCATAAGCAATTCAGAAATCTTGGAAGAAAAGCAAAAGGATCTCAATACCTGGCAGCAGGAACTGATGTTACTTTTCCCTGATGGCATTGCCTGGAAATCAGTTCTTGAGGAATACGAGCTTAGCTACGGCGTAAACCGCACCTGTGCTGAGGAGGACATTGACCTTGTCATCGTCGGGACAGCTGGTAAAAGCGGCTTAAAAAAGCTACTCCTTGGTAGCAATACCCTCAAGCTGATCGAAAATTGTCACACACCATTGCTGGTGGTCCCCGCACGGGCAGAATTTCGGGTACCCAAAAAGATGTTGATCGCCACCAATCTCAAAGAGGTAAAACTGAAATTAAACCGTCTTTTGGTTAATGCCGCAGAAGTCTTACGTAAAAGTGAGGTCTATGTGGTTCATGTGACCAAAGAAGACCCTGCAAATAAGGCGGTAAATGCCGAAATAACAGCCATGCAAGATTTACTGGCGCCTTATCATCCCATCTATAGTTATATCCTCAATGCAGACATTGCTTCTGGAATCAACCAATACATCAACGAAAATCATATCGACATGATGGTCACTTTCCATCGGGACAAGGGCTTATTAAGCAGAATATTCAATACAAGTATAGCGCAGAAGATGGCTTGGAAAAGCCATGCTGCGATGATGGTCATCCCCGTACATTCGGGTTAATCAAGATATATGGTCTGGAAAAGTTCTGTTCAGTTTCCCCTACAAATAGGTTAACTGAACAGAATTATCGGTAGTTTCCAATGTTACTCTTCGGCCAAATACAAGGGCATGATTGTCATCAATATGCCCGGCAGGGTAGCCAAAAGCCACCGGAAAATCATATTCTTTCACTTTATCCCACACAATTTCTTCAACACTTTGCCCAAAAGTAGGATCATTGTCTTTCATGGCAGAGAACCCTCCCACAATCAGACCTTTTAATTTTTTTAGTTTTCCTGCGCGTTTCAACGCCCATAACATTCTGTCTATGGAATAATAGGCTTCACCGACGTCTTCAATAAATAAAATTTTATTCTTGTAATTGACATCCGAATCCGACGCAAGTACAGACAATAAAATCGCCAAATTTCCACCGACCAATTTGCCTTCGCCTTTACCCGCGCGGTTGGGAAATAAGGTTTGCTCATAGGTAAAGTCCATATTATGACCGAACAATGCATTTCTTAAGGTTTCAAGAGAGGCTTTTGTCCCGGTTTCAAAGGATTTGGGCATCTGTCCATGTATTGTTGCAATTTTATAGTTGCGTTGAATATGACTATGCAATACGGTAATATCACTAAAGCCCACCAACCATTTGGGATTCTTTTCAAAGCTTGAAAAATCTATCTGATCGACAATACGAACACAACCGTAACCCCCGCGCGCGGCAAAAACAGCTTTAATCGACGGATCATCCAGTGCCCACTGCAGATCTGCTGCCCGCAACTTGTCATCGCCGGCAAACTGATGGAACGATGTCCCGACGGTTTTCCCGACCACAACTTCCAGTCCCCAGCTCTCCAATGTTTTTATGCCTACATCAATAGATCCACGAATAAAACTCGCAGGGCATACAATAGCGACTTTATCGCCTTCTTTCAGAAAATCAGGTATTTTGGACATATTTTTTATTGCTAATGATCAAACAAAATCGCCTCCTCACGATAGAGTCCGATGATAAATTTACTTGATATATGGTGCTTATATGTACAAATAAACGTAAATTTATCTAAGTTTTCTACCGCTATTTTGAATAATATTTCTACGATAACAAGCAATTAAACAGTAGCGCATTTTGATCAGATTGCAACAACCCGAGGAATCGGCCGGCACAAGAATTCAAGAATAAATTGTTCGATATGACACGCATTTATATTGCATATAAACAGCAATTTATCTAAGTTTGCCAAAGAAAACATGTACACACTTTAATATACTTTCAAGCATTGAGTATTCTAGATAAAAAACGTTATACCATCACATCGGCATTACCATATGCCAATGGTCCTTTACATATCGGACACCTTGCCGGAGCTTATATCCCAGGGGATATTTTTGTCCGTTATTTACGTCTGAATCAAAAAGATGTAGTTTATGTATGTGGTTCAGATGAGCATGGTGCGGCGATTACCATCCGTGCAAAAAAAGAGGGCATCACCCCGCAACAAATCATTGACAAATACAACAAACAAATCAAAGAAAGCTTTGAGGAGTTTGGTATCTCTTTCGATATATATCACCGTACATCGGAGCCCATACATCACCAGTTATCGCAGGATTTCTTCTTAAACCTTTACAACAAAGGCGAATTTGTGGAGAAATTTTCCGAGCAGTACTACGATGAGGAATACCATCAGTTTTTGGCCGACCGCTACATTACGGGAACTTGCCCAAATTGTAAGTCCGAAGGTGCCTATGGGGACCAATGTGAAAAGTGTGGTACATCACTGAGTCCCACAGACCTGATCAACCCGATTTCAACATTAAGTGGAAAGACACCAGTGTTGAAAGAGACGAAACACTGGTATCTTCCTTTGGATAAATACCAACCTTGGCTTGAAAAATGGTTGATCGAAGGAAAGAAAAATATTCTTAAATCCAACGTCTTTGGCCAATGTCAATCCTGGCTTAAATCCGGTTTGCAACCACGTTCAATGACAAGAGATTTGGACTGGGGGGTTGATGTTCCTTTGGCTGAGGCTCAAGGTAAAAAGCTATATGTCTGGCTAGATGCACCTATCGGTTATATCTCTGCAACTAAACAGTGGGCCTTAGACCATGGTAAAAACTGGGAAGATTATTGGAAAACCCATGAGAACCCCGCAGACGACTCTACACTGATCCATTTTATCGGAAAAGATAATATTGTTTTTCACTGTATTATTTTCCCGGCAATTCTTCATGCACACGGCGGCTATATTTTACCAGAAAATATTCCGGCCAACGAATTCCTGAACTTAGAGGGTGATAAACTATCTACGTCTAGAAATCATGCGGTATGGTTACATGAGTATCTGCAAGAGTTTCCTGACAAACAGGATGAATTGCGCTATGTATTAACATCCATATTACCAGAGACTTCAGATGCAGAGTTCACCTGGAAAGATTTCCAGGCCAGAATCAACAATGAGCTCGTTGCTATCTTTGGAAATTTTGTCA
Proteins encoded in this window:
- the metG gene encoding methionine--tRNA ligase: MSILDKKRYTITSALPYANGPLHIGHLAGAYIPGDIFVRYLRLNQKDVVYVCGSDEHGAAITIRAKKEGITPQQIIDKYNKQIKESFEEFGISFDIYHRTSEPIHHQLSQDFFLNLYNKGEFVEKFSEQYYDEEYHQFLADRYITGTCPNCKSEGAYGDQCEKCGTSLSPTDLINPISTLSGKTPVLKETKHWYLPLDKYQPWLEKWLIEGKKNILKSNVFGQCQSWLKSGLQPRSMTRDLDWGVDVPLAEAQGKKLYVWLDAPIGYISATKQWALDHGKNWEDYWKTHENPADDSTLIHFIGKDNIVFHCIIFPAILHAHGGYILPENIPANEFLNLEGDKLSTSRNHAVWLHEYLQEFPDKQDELRYVLTSILPETSDAEFTWKDFQARINNELVAIFGNFVNRVMVLSHKYFDGKVLKGSALTTVDQAVLDELKAYPASIKSSLEQFRFREALAEFMNVARLGNKYLADEEPWKIIKTDEERVKTILNVAAQIVANLAVLAQPFLPKTAIKLFEMLNFPQGNWNDAGSDALIQDNHQLGEVQLLFDKITDEQVDFQLNKLAEAKAKNLADNAKVAPAKENISFDDFVKMDIRVGTITAAEKVAKTKKLLKLTIDTGIDTRTVVSGIAEFFSPEEIVGRQVSILVNLEPREIKGIMSQGMILMAEDADGRLDFVKPDTAIKVGSTVR